The following coding sequences lie in one Streptomyces xiamenensis genomic window:
- a CDS encoding GNAT family N-acetyltransferase: MADSSLHRTIVRSVDPVGPGDLAAARELHARCSPQTLRERYHGVRDAEEADRLLPHLLSPRFGHGVAARDRDGTLAGLGHLLWEGEGDEVELALLVPDGRQRRGVGTALLRRLLTLAAGAGYTEIYAVTRPGGSGEHGLSALLRASGLTVGRYPDGETVVLCAPLAARPLPAPLDPAARVP; this comes from the coding sequence GGTGGACCCGGTGGGGCCCGGCGATCTGGCCGCCGCCCGGGAGTTGCACGCCCGCTGCTCGCCACAGACCCTGCGCGAGCGCTACCACGGGGTGCGGGACGCGGAGGAGGCCGACCGGCTGCTGCCGCATCTGCTCAGCCCCCGGTTCGGGCACGGCGTCGCCGCCCGGGACCGGGACGGCACACTGGCGGGCCTGGGGCATCTGCTGTGGGAAGGCGAGGGCGACGAGGTCGAACTGGCCCTGCTGGTGCCGGACGGACGCCAGCGGCGCGGGGTGGGCACGGCCCTGCTGCGCCGGCTGCTCACCCTGGCCGCGGGCGCCGGCTACACGGAGATCTACGCGGTGACCCGCCCGGGCGGCAGCGGCGAGCACGGGCTCTCGGCCCTGCTGCGGGCCTCGGGCCTGACGGTCGGCCGCTACCCGGACGGGGAGACGGTGGTGCTCTGCGCCCCGCTGGCCGCCCGGCCGCTGCCCGCCCCGCTGGATCCGGCCGCCCGCGTGCCGTGA